From Streptomyces durmitorensis, a single genomic window includes:
- a CDS encoding NAD(P)-binding domain-containing protein encodes MNDIGARDAAAHEAAQEVDAVVIGAGQAGLSSAHHLRRVGFEPDRDFVVLDHSPRPGGAWQFRWPSLTYGKVHGMHSLPGMELTGADPARPSSEVIREYFEEYERRFDLRVHRPVDVHRVREGDGGRLLVETSAGAFATRALINATGTWDRPFWPRYPGQDTFRGRQLHTAVYPGPEAFKGQRVIVVGGGASGTQHLMEIAPYAAETTWVTRREPVFREGPFDENWGRSAVAMVEERVRQGLAPQSVVSVTGLPVNDAIRQARADGVLDRLPMFDRITPSGVEWDDGRRVDADVIVWATGFRAAIEHLAPLRLREPGGGIRIEGTRAVADPRVHLVGYGPSASTIGANRAGRAAVRDIQRLLEDASVTV; translated from the coding sequence GTGAACGACATCGGGGCACGGGACGCGGCCGCACACGAAGCGGCACAAGAGGTGGACGCAGTCGTCATCGGCGCCGGGCAGGCGGGCCTGTCCAGCGCCCATCACCTGCGCAGGGTCGGCTTCGAGCCGGACCGGGACTTCGTCGTCCTGGACCACTCGCCCCGGCCCGGCGGCGCCTGGCAGTTCCGCTGGCCCTCGCTCACCTACGGGAAAGTGCACGGGATGCACTCGCTCCCCGGCATGGAGCTGACCGGCGCCGACCCCGCGCGGCCCTCGTCGGAGGTCATCCGGGAGTACTTCGAGGAGTACGAGCGGCGCTTCGACCTGCGGGTGCACCGGCCCGTCGACGTACACCGTGTCCGCGAGGGCGACGGCGGGCGGCTGCTGGTCGAGACGTCGGCCGGGGCCTTTGCGACCCGCGCGCTGATCAACGCCACGGGCACGTGGGACCGGCCGTTCTGGCCGCGCTATCCGGGGCAGGACACCTTCCGCGGGCGGCAGTTGCACACGGCGGTCTATCCGGGGCCCGAGGCCTTCAAGGGGCAGCGGGTGATCGTCGTGGGCGGCGGGGCTTCGGGCACCCAGCATCTGATGGAGATCGCTCCCTACGCCGCCGAGACCACCTGGGTCACCCGCCGGGAGCCCGTTTTCCGCGAGGGGCCGTTCGACGAGAACTGGGGGCGCTCGGCCGTCGCCATGGTCGAGGAGCGGGTGCGCCAGGGGCTCGCGCCGCAGAGCGTGGTGTCCGTGACCGGCCTTCCCGTCAACGACGCCATCCGGCAGGCGCGGGCCGACGGGGTGCTCGACCGGCTCCCGATGTTCGACCGCATCACGCCGAGCGGCGTGGAGTGGGACGACGGGCGGCGCGTCGATGCCGACGTCATTGTCTGGGCCACCGGATTCCGGGCGGCGATCGAGCACTTGGCGCCGCTGCGGCTGCGCGAGCCGGGCGGCGGCATCCGGATCGAGGGCACCCGGGCCGTCGCCGACCCCCGCGTCCACCTGGTGGGCTACGGACCTTCGGCCAGCACCATCGGCGCGAACCGGGCGGGGCGGGCTGCCGTGCGGGACATCCAGCGGCTGCTGGAGGACGCGTCGGTCACGGTCTGA
- the mltG gene encoding endolytic transglycosylase MltG — protein MQTKTPRRGTIRLTRRGRIALIATGAVAAVTAVTVPLLLPDDDARPESLTIPEGWRSGQVYGAVDKALGMPEGTTKKAIPKAALKLPSDAGGNPEGYLFPATYPISNQSTPASVLSYMVNTATKKFSGGQVTAGADRNAVNVYQTVTIASMIEAEAGSKADMGKVARVIYNRLDQGMPLQMDSTINYALNRSTLNTRDRDTKINSPYNTYTRMGLPPTPIGNPGDEAMRAATSPAQGDWLYFVTVKPGDTRFTSSFEEQQKNVAEFNKNQSKNKDEKKQDG, from the coding sequence CTGCAGACCAAGACTCCGCGCCGGGGCACGATTCGACTGACGCGTCGGGGGCGAATCGCCCTGATCGCGACCGGAGCCGTCGCGGCGGTCACCGCCGTTACGGTGCCGCTGCTGCTCCCGGACGACGACGCACGCCCCGAGTCGCTGACCATCCCGGAGGGCTGGCGCTCGGGCCAGGTGTACGGGGCCGTCGACAAGGCCCTCGGCATGCCGGAAGGCACCACGAAGAAGGCCATTCCCAAGGCCGCTCTCAAACTCCCCAGCGACGCGGGCGGCAACCCGGAGGGGTATCTCTTCCCGGCGACGTACCCCATCAGCAATCAGTCGACTCCCGCGTCCGTGCTCTCGTACATGGTGAACACGGCGACCAAGAAGTTCAGCGGCGGCCAGGTCACGGCGGGTGCCGACCGCAACGCGGTGAACGTCTACCAGACCGTCACCATCGCCAGCATGATCGAGGCCGAAGCAGGCTCCAAGGCGGACATGGGCAAGGTGGCCCGGGTCATCTACAACCGCCTCGACCAGGGCATGCCGCTGCAGATGGACTCGACGATCAACTACGCCCTGAACCGCTCGACGCTGAACACACGCGACCGCGACACAAAGATCAACAGCCCCTACAACACCTACACGCGCATGGGCCTGCCCCCCACCCCGATCGGCAACCCCGGCGACGAGGCGATGCGCGCGGCGACCAGCCCGGCGCAGGGCGACTGGCTGTACTTCGTGACGGTGAAGCCGGGAGACACCCGCTTCACGTCGAGCTTCGAGGAGCAGCAGAAGAACGTGGCGGAGTTCAACAAGAACCAGAGCAAGAACAAGGACGAGAAGAAGCAGGACGGCTAG